Proteins encoded in a region of the Deltaproteobacteria bacterium genome:
- a CDS encoding enoyl-CoA hydratase/isomerase family protein produces the protein MATQSLASGKVLVETGPVTRIQLTNPAKRNSLDAEMAVAVSKVLDDVQKNNDVRVVIFRGAGDEAFCSGYDIAAIPTGGARPGDSHGVRKDSNDIEANELLRMLDRVEEFPLPTVAILNGHAYGAGAELAVTCDFRLAASHGKFSMPPARLGICYHPRGIKKFIDLIGAGATRMLFLAGEPVTMEEALRLGLVSRIADRSNLDAAAETLIQRIAANAPLAVRGMKKTIRYLLDAPPLDAAREQELKQIRIACFLSEDLREGQRAFIEKRQPVFQGK, from the coding sequence ATGGCTACCCAATCGCTCGCCAGCGGCAAGGTGCTCGTCGAGACCGGCCCTGTAACCCGAATCCAGCTCACCAATCCCGCCAAACGGAACTCCCTGGATGCGGAGATGGCAGTGGCTGTCTCGAAAGTTCTGGATGACGTTCAGAAGAATAATGACGTCCGGGTCGTGATATTCCGCGGGGCCGGTGACGAAGCGTTCTGCTCCGGCTATGACATTGCCGCGATCCCGACCGGAGGCGCCCGCCCCGGCGATAGCCATGGCGTCCGCAAGGATTCGAACGACATCGAAGCCAACGAACTGCTAAGGATGCTGGATAGGGTCGAGGAGTTTCCCCTCCCGACAGTCGCTATCCTGAACGGCCATGCCTATGGAGCGGGAGCGGAACTGGCCGTCACCTGCGACTTTCGCCTGGCTGCCTCGCACGGGAAGTTCTCGATGCCGCCCGCACGACTGGGCATCTGTTATCATCCTCGGGGTATCAAGAAGTTCATTGACCTGATCGGCGCGGGAGCTACGCGCATGCTGTTCCTGGCTGGCGAACCGGTCACGATGGAGGAGGCACTCCGGCTGGGACTCGTCAGCCGGATTGCGGACCGGAGCAACCTGGACGCGGCCGCAGAAACACTCATTCAGCGGATTGCGGCCAACGCCCCACTTGCCGTCCGCGGGATGAAAAAGACGATCCGCTACCTGCTGGACGCTCCTCCGCTGGACGCCGCCAGGGAACAGGAACTCAAGCAGATCCGGATCGCCTGTTTCCTGTCAGAGGATCTGCGCGAGGGCCAGCGGGCCTTTATCGAAAAACGTCAGCCCGTGTTCCAGGGAAAGTAA
- a CDS encoding tetratricopeptide repeat protein, which yields MARWRGLLLVAAYGCGLMPLAVLATGEASAPEEPGEILFVEGQKAETAGNLDEACRIYLEVANKYPASPSAPSALFQCGFIRDQQLHDVDGALEIYRLVVSRYHDSRAAARVERRLPSLLPFEGKWAATYKEFQKLLDTRKDIGEEAFEQEMLRLTEANPGYPRSPEYLFFLAKNAFRQNRFDDSRRLYRMVFDRYPGTLSAAFALKGLGDLEFTRNRYSQSAAYYDAATALGEKLGVPPPSPAQRVKAHLYVARYQALLGSFLLLALSAITLVWLAPAPAPWKELARSAGSTALWLLPLFAILFGVTAWLTFGTGDVESMVNISGREPRLVIASYLMTAIGVFIGNWIWPGAAAKPCGKAVFWPSFILFLVAGAYCLFYWLDLVFYLEAVLLDTDPKTGMPILPFLN from the coding sequence GTGGCCCGCTGGCGGGGTCTCCTTCTGGTTGCTGCATATGGTTGCGGCCTGATGCCTCTGGCCGTACTTGCTACCGGCGAGGCATCTGCGCCGGAGGAACCTGGCGAGATCCTGTTCGTCGAGGGCCAGAAGGCTGAGACGGCGGGGAATCTCGATGAAGCCTGCCGGATCTATCTGGAAGTGGCGAACAAATACCCCGCCAGCCCGTCAGCGCCGAGCGCGCTGTTTCAGTGTGGTTTCATCCGTGACCAGCAACTTCACGATGTGGACGGCGCACTCGAAATATACCGGCTGGTCGTCTCCCGCTATCATGACAGCCGTGCAGCGGCCCGCGTGGAGCGGCGGCTCCCCTCACTGCTTCCGTTCGAGGGTAAATGGGCGGCAACCTACAAGGAGTTCCAGAAACTCCTCGACACCCGGAAGGACATCGGTGAGGAAGCATTCGAGCAGGAAATGCTCAGGCTTACCGAGGCCAATCCCGGCTATCCGCGTTCGCCCGAATATCTCTTTTTCCTTGCCAAGAATGCGTTCCGTCAGAACCGTTTCGATGATTCACGCCGTTTGTACCGGATGGTGTTTGACCGTTATCCCGGCACCCTGTCGGCGGCGTTTGCACTGAAAGGTCTGGGCGATCTGGAGTTTACGCGAAACCGCTACTCCCAGTCGGCCGCCTACTATGATGCTGCTACCGCGCTTGGCGAAAAACTGGGCGTCCCGCCCCCCAGCCCCGCCCAGCGGGTGAAAGCCCATCTCTACGTCGCCCGCTATCAGGCACTGCTGGGATCGTTCCTGCTGCTCGCGCTCTCCGCCATTACGCTGGTTTGGCTCGCTCCGGCCCCCGCCCCGTGGAAGGAACTGGCGCGTTCTGCCGGTTCAACGGCGCTCTGGCTGCTGCCGCTTTTCGCCATCCTTTTCGGTGTCACCGCTTGGCTTACCTTCGGTACCGGAGATGTCGAGTCCATGGTCAACATCTCGGGCCGCGAGCCCCGGCTCGTCATTGCCAGCTACCTGATGACGGCGATTGGGGTCTTCATCGGCAACTGGATATGGCCCGGAGCCGCTGCAAAACCCTGCGGCAAGGCCGTTTTCTGGCCCAGCTTCATCCTGTTCCTGGTGGCAGGAGCCTACTGCCTGTTCTACTGGCTGGATCTCGTTTTCTATCTGGAAGCCGTCCTGCTCGATACTGATCCCAAGACCGGCATGCCTATTCTGCCGTTCCTGAACTAG
- the sppA gene encoding signal peptide peptidase SppA produces the protein MASKTSRAVWIIVGTTLVLVLVILTGSLFSPSDSSGPASAMLRGRASGSVAVVPIEGPIFNARPVIKQLHARSEDKSIKALVVRVDSPGGGVVPSQEIYNKIRRIREGGKPVVVSFGSTAASGGYYVASAADWIVSNPGTITGSIGVLIETAKFHKLLAKIGVESVVIKNSKGTFKDILNPARDMTGEEERLLKSLLDSTFDQFVDAIVEGRKMDRAEVLAVADGRIFTGVQAAAAGLVDQVGDLDAAIAKAGELAKLGPDPHVIYPRRPKPTIFNLFPDQDDEWSGPDETPFLGKLLGRQIAQHLEFNGLLFYLMPR, from the coding sequence TTGGCGAGCAAGACCTCACGGGCCGTCTGGATCATTGTCGGCACAACGCTCGTCCTGGTGCTGGTCATCCTTACTGGAAGCCTGTTCTCCCCTTCCGATTCGTCCGGTCCGGCGTCAGCCATGCTCCGGGGCCGGGCGTCGGGATCGGTCGCGGTGGTGCCCATTGAAGGCCCGATTTTCAATGCCCGTCCGGTCATCAAGCAGCTCCACGCAAGGAGCGAAGACAAGTCCATCAAGGCGCTCGTAGTCCGCGTGGACAGTCCCGGCGGGGGCGTGGTGCCAAGCCAGGAGATTTACAACAAGATCCGGCGCATACGGGAGGGCGGAAAGCCCGTCGTCGTGTCGTTCGGATCGACGGCGGCCTCCGGGGGATACTATGTCGCTTCGGCCGCCGACTGGATCGTGTCCAACCCCGGTACGATCACCGGCTCCATAGGTGTGCTGATCGAGACGGCGAAATTCCACAAACTGCTGGCCAAGATTGGCGTTGAATCGGTGGTTATCAAGAACTCAAAAGGCACATTCAAGGATATCCTGAATCCGGCACGGGACATGACTGGCGAAGAGGAAAGGCTGCTCAAGTCGCTCCTGGATTCCACTTTTGACCAGTTCGTTGATGCCATCGTCGAAGGTCGTAAAATGGACCGGGCAGAGGTGCTGGCGGTGGCTGACGGGCGGATATTTACTGGTGTGCAGGCTGCGGCGGCGGGCCTGGTGGATCAGGTCGGTGATCTCGACGCCGCCATCGCCAAGGCCGGGGAACTGGCAAAGCTCGGTCCAGACCCGCATGTCATTTACCCGCGCCGCCCCAAGCCGACGATTTTCAACCTGTTTCCCGATCAGGATGACGAATGGTCTGGTCCTGACGAGACGCCGTTTCTGGGCAAGCTCCTCGGACGGCAGATCGCCCAGCATCTCGAATTCAACGGTCTTCTTTTCTACCTGATGCCCCGGTAA
- a CDS encoding NAD-dependent epimerase/dehydratase family protein: MAKKAQGSTKKTTAKSSSRTAASSRRVASGVPAETPIDRRLALVNGAGGFLGLNVVRELVRQGWHVRASDLPQVRIDHLSRDFGVETQPADLLDLEQCRALVNGVTHVFNLAGLFNFAASREQLFNANVKATEMMCRAASGTKLERFVHVATIGVYGRMGRRAADESWPHRPKNPYEATKEQGEAVAFHYARTRGLPVVSLRPTVIYGPRSRYGVVTFLSAIAMLRFFGIRKAPAIPGGPKLSHVHVEDVARALVHIATHGKVGEAYNCADDTPQAWGDLATFMAGEFGIEPADEYHVPDPVFHLLGRVAPYVPKSWLAGRQKQIDQQWQKLVEAGVKDFLKPTLDMDFLGYLRSNHILDTGKLKNTGFRLNYPRTVDGLRQTIEWYREAGWLPRLDQFHQSGSRATA; encoded by the coding sequence ATGGCGAAGAAGGCTCAGGGCAGCACGAAGAAGACCACGGCAAAAAGCAGTTCCCGCACGGCGGCATCGTCAAGGCGGGTGGCGTCCGGCGTCCCTGCCGAAACACCCATCGACAGGCGGCTTGCGCTGGTGAATGGAGCGGGTGGTTTTCTGGGACTTAATGTGGTGCGGGAGCTGGTCCGCCAGGGCTGGCATGTGCGGGCAAGTGACCTGCCGCAGGTCAGAATCGACCATCTCTCCCGTGATTTCGGCGTGGAAACGCAGCCGGCGGACCTTTTGGACCTTGAGCAGTGCCGTGCACTCGTGAATGGAGTCACCCACGTCTTCAATCTCGCGGGACTGTTCAACTTCGCCGCCAGCCGTGAGCAGCTTTTCAATGCCAACGTGAAGGCAACCGAAATGATGTGCCGTGCCGCTTCCGGGACAAAACTGGAGCGTTTCGTGCATGTGGCGACCATCGGTGTCTATGGAAGAATGGGCCGCCGCGCAGCGGATGAGAGCTGGCCGCACCGGCCGAAGAATCCCTATGAGGCGACCAAGGAACAGGGAGAGGCTGTGGCGTTTCACTATGCACGCACCCGCGGACTCCCGGTGGTATCGCTCCGGCCGACCGTGATCTATGGGCCGCGTTCCCGCTACGGCGTTGTCACGTTCCTGTCGGCTATTGCCATGCTGCGGTTTTTCGGCATCCGGAAGGCTCCGGCTATCCCTGGAGGGCCGAAACTCTCACATGTGCACGTCGAGGATGTCGCCCGCGCGCTGGTGCATATTGCCACCCATGGCAAGGTGGGCGAGGCCTACAACTGCGCCGACGATACCCCGCAGGCGTGGGGTGATCTGGCCACTTTCATGGCTGGCGAGTTCGGCATCGAACCGGCTGATGAATACCATGTACCGGACCCGGTTTTTCACCTGCTGGGCCGGGTGGCGCCATACGTGCCGAAATCATGGCTTGCCGGCCGGCAGAAGCAGATTGACCAGCAGTGGCAGAAGCTGGTGGAAGCCGGCGTGAAGGATTTCCTGAAACCCACGCTCGACATGGATTTTCTTGGTTACCTCCGGTCGAACCATATCCTCGACACCGGGAAGCTGAAGAACACCGGCTTCAGGTTGAACTATCCGCGCACGGTCGATGGCCTGCGTCAGACGATCGAGTGGTACCGGGAGGCGGGCTGGCTGCCGAGGCTGGACCAGTTCCACCAGTCCGGCAGCCGGGCTACGGCCTGA
- a CDS encoding MoxR family ATPase: MQPATQTSPSPAVQQIQALRSSIGRMIRGKDEIIELVVAALLAQGHVLLEDLPGVGKTTLAQALARSLDASFRRIQFTSDLLPSDILGVSIWKESDRRFELVPGPIFHHIILADEINRASPKTQSALLEAMSEGQVSIENETLKLPQPFFVIATQNPHEPHGTFPLPESQLDRFLMRLSMGYPAEAEERDILRETLGHPEWSSLKPVLGVNAMSDLQAAAAAVRVEETVLDYIVRLSGATRADARFTQGMSPRGSLALKRAAQALALVRGRGFVIPEDVQTVAKPVMLHRIIAKDPRQKPADLVLDELIKTVPSPK, encoded by the coding sequence ATGCAGCCCGCCACGCAAACCTCTCCATCCCCGGCCGTCCAGCAGATACAGGCGCTCAGGTCGTCCATCGGCCGCATGATCCGGGGCAAGGACGAGATAATCGAGCTGGTCGTAGCCGCCCTGCTCGCCCAAGGGCACGTCCTCCTGGAAGATCTCCCAGGTGTTGGGAAAACAACGCTCGCACAGGCCCTCGCCCGGAGCCTCGATGCCAGTTTCCGCCGTATCCAGTTCACCAGCGATCTCCTGCCATCCGATATCCTGGGGGTGTCAATCTGGAAGGAGTCCGATCGCCGGTTCGAGCTGGTACCAGGTCCGATTTTCCACCACATCATTCTGGCTGACGAGATCAACCGTGCTTCACCCAAAACGCAGTCGGCCCTGCTGGAGGCCATGAGCGAAGGGCAAGTTTCCATCGAAAACGAAACGCTGAAGCTTCCCCAGCCATTCTTTGTCATCGCCACCCAGAACCCTCACGAGCCGCACGGCACGTTCCCCCTTCCGGAAAGCCAGCTCGACAGGTTCCTGATGAGGCTTTCCATGGGTTACCCGGCAGAAGCCGAAGAACGCGACATCCTGCGCGAAACGCTGGGTCACCCCGAGTGGTCGAGCCTGAAGCCAGTACTCGGTGTGAATGCGATGTCAGATTTACAGGCTGCAGCCGCGGCTGTCCGGGTTGAGGAAACGGTGCTTGATTACATCGTACGGCTGTCCGGAGCGACCCGCGCGGATGCCCGGTTCACACAGGGTATGTCGCCCCGTGGCTCATTGGCACTCAAACGGGCGGCGCAGGCGCTGGCGCTTGTCCGGGGACGGGGGTTTGTCATCCCCGAGGATGTTCAGACAGTCGCCAAGCCAGTGATGCTCCACCGGATCATCGCCAAAGATCCCCGCCAGAAACCGGCAGATCTCGTACTGGACGAACTGATCAAGACTGTTCCGTCGCCGAAATAG
- a CDS encoding HIT domain-containing protein, giving the protein MRGVDLQPESPRTRARLWAPWRMDYIKGHATNGPAFQGCVLCELLRMDDGDGNLVLCRTGNAYVVMNRYPYTNGHLMVVPRRHTSDFTSLTAEETAGLMELIQKSVAALQQSIRAQGFNVGMNIGRIAGAGIDEHLHFHVVPRWNGDTNFMPVLADVNLVNDHLVPSYRLIRETMKKLG; this is encoded by the coding sequence ATGCGGGGCGTGGACCTGCAGCCGGAATCACCACGGACACGCGCAAGACTCTGGGCTCCCTGGCGGATGGACTATATCAAGGGACACGCCACGAATGGTCCTGCCTTCCAGGGGTGTGTGCTCTGTGAGCTGCTCAGGATGGATGATGGAGACGGGAACCTCGTTCTCTGCCGGACCGGAAATGCCTACGTGGTGATGAACCGGTATCCTTACACGAACGGGCACCTCATGGTGGTTCCTCGCCGCCATACGAGCGATTTCACATCGCTGACCGCGGAGGAAACGGCAGGCCTGATGGAGCTTATCCAGAAGTCAGTGGCCGCCCTCCAGCAGTCGATCCGGGCACAGGGGTTCAATGTCGGCATGAATATCGGCCGGATTGCCGGGGCCGGAATCGATGAACACCTGCACTTCCACGTTGTGCCGCGCTGGAACGGTGATACCAACTTCATGCCGGTTCTGGCTGACGTGAACCTGGTGAATGACCATCTTGTGCCCAGCTATCGCCTGATCCGGGAAACGATGAAGAAGCTGGGGTAG
- a CDS encoding 30S ribosomal protein S1 has product MSADEKRSQGSSGGGDSFAELFEKSVAAESIRPGEVVTGTVVAVDGDEVIIDIGYKSEGRVPVFQFTDDGGKVIVQPGHKIRVMVEDLEDQGGFVRLSKEKADRRRIWDEIQEAFEKNLVVEGRITGRVKGGLQVDIGVKAFLPQSQVDLHKVRNLDPYLNSKESLRFKIIKCNKARNNVVVSRRDVLEVEREVERNQTLKTLEVGSTITGKVKNLTDYGAFVDLGGIDGLLHITDMSYGRLNNPAERVKVNEDVTVKVLRIDHETDRDGKDRYKVALGLKQLEPDPWSDVDYRFPIGTKVKGKVVSVVDYGAFVEIVEGVEGLVHFSEMTWSKKAKHQHPSKFIKVGAEVEAVILSIDKNSRRISLGMKQLLKNPWEELATTHPVGSIIEGKVKSITDFGIFVELNDEVDGLVHVSDISWTKKVKNPAEMFTKDEVIKAKIQSIDVDNEKVSLSIKHLESDPWGDFKSQYRRGSIIEGVVKSIADFGAFVEIVEGVEGLIRTNEISTEPVRNAGEVVKIGDKIRAEITSIDDNERKVGLSVRQMEMNATKADIKKFIETQGKARASLGDILADRIAEKAAASQPATEAAAAEPEASGSGKESKE; this is encoded by the coding sequence ATGTCAGCAGATGAGAAACGGTCACAGGGCAGCAGCGGTGGCGGAGACAGCTTCGCCGAACTGTTCGAAAAAAGTGTCGCAGCGGAGAGCATTCGTCCAGGCGAGGTCGTCACGGGGACGGTCGTGGCCGTTGACGGCGATGAAGTCATTATCGACATTGGATACAAGAGCGAGGGCCGTGTCCCGGTCTTCCAGTTCACCGATGATGGCGGCAAGGTCATTGTGCAGCCCGGCCACAAGATCCGGGTCATGGTCGAGGATCTCGAGGACCAGGGCGGATTCGTGCGCCTCTCGAAGGAGAAAGCCGATCGCCGCCGTATCTGGGATGAAATACAGGAGGCTTTTGAAAAGAACCTCGTGGTTGAAGGACGGATCACCGGACGCGTGAAGGGCGGCCTCCAGGTCGACATCGGTGTGAAGGCATTCCTGCCCCAGTCGCAGGTGGATCTCCACAAGGTTCGCAACCTGGATCCGTATCTCAACAGCAAGGAATCCCTGCGGTTCAAGATCATCAAGTGCAACAAGGCCCGCAACAATGTGGTGGTGTCCCGCCGTGATGTGCTCGAAGTAGAGCGCGAGGTGGAACGGAACCAGACCCTGAAAACCCTTGAGGTCGGCTCTACCATTACTGGCAAGGTGAAGAACCTCACCGACTACGGCGCATTCGTGGACCTGGGCGGAATTGACGGTCTGCTGCACATTACCGACATGTCGTACGGCCGGCTCAACAACCCGGCTGAACGGGTGAAGGTCAACGAGGATGTGACCGTGAAGGTCCTCCGGATTGACCATGAAACCGACCGGGACGGCAAGGACCGTTACAAGGTAGCACTCGGTCTCAAGCAACTGGAGCCCGATCCCTGGTCGGACGTGGATTACCGGTTCCCCATTGGGACCAAGGTCAAGGGCAAGGTGGTTTCCGTGGTGGATTACGGAGCCTTCGTCGAAATCGTCGAAGGAGTCGAGGGTCTCGTCCATTTCTCCGAGATGACATGGTCGAAGAAGGCCAAGCACCAGCATCCGTCCAAATTCATCAAGGTCGGAGCCGAGGTCGAGGCCGTCATCCTGTCCATTGACAAGAACAGCCGGCGCATTTCGCTCGGCATGAAGCAGCTTCTCAAGAATCCGTGGGAAGAACTGGCCACAACGCACCCGGTGGGTTCGATCATCGAGGGCAAGGTCAAGTCCATTACCGACTTCGGCATCTTCGTCGAGCTGAACGACGAAGTGGACGGTCTTGTCCATGTGTCGGATATCTCGTGGACCAAGAAGGTGAAGAATCCGGCGGAGATGTTTACCAAGGATGAGGTCATCAAGGCCAAGATCCAGTCCATCGACGTGGACAACGAAAAAGTATCCCTGTCGATCAAGCATCTGGAGTCCGACCCGTGGGGAGATTTCAAGTCCCAGTACCGGCGCGGGTCCATCATCGAAGGCGTGGTGAAGTCGATCGCCGATTTTGGCGCGTTCGTCGAGATTGTCGAGGGAGTCGAGGGTCTCATCCGGACCAACGAGATATCAACCGAGCCGGTCCGTAATGCCGGCGAAGTGGTGAAGATCGGCGACAAGATCCGCGCTGAAATCACTTCCATTGATGATAACGAGCGCAAGGTTGGCCTGTCGGTCCGCCAGATGGAGATGAACGCCACCAAGGCTGACATCAAGAAGTTCATCGAGACTCAGGGCAAGGCAAGGGCCAGTCTCGGCGACATTCTCGCCGATCGCATCGCCGAAAAGGCGGCTGCCAGCCAGCCCGCTACGGAAGCTGCTGCGGCCGAACCGGAAGCTTCCGGCAGCGGCAAAGAGAGCAAGGAATAG